In Gossypium raimondii isolate GPD5lz chromosome 12, ASM2569854v1, whole genome shotgun sequence, a single window of DNA contains:
- the LOC128035467 gene encoding uncharacterized protein LOC128035467, whose translation MARWQVLLFEFDIVYVSQKAIKGSAIADFLASRALEDYEPLNFDFPNEDLLYVANTEENPRIDHIWKLNFDGVSNVIGNGIGAVLVSPSGDHYPVASKLDFDCTNNMAEYEACIMGIHATIERKIKVLKVYRDSALVIYQLKGKWETRDPKLISYKELVLELIDEFDDITFC comes from the coding sequence atggctagatggcaagtTCTGCTctttgaatttgacatagtatatgtaagtcagaaggctaTAAAAGGAAGTGCAATAGCTGATTTTCTAGCTAGCAGAGCCTTGGAAGACTAtgagcctttgaactttgattttccaaatgaggacTTATTGTATGTGGCAAACACTGAAGAAAACCCTCGAATAGACCACATCtggaagttaaattttgatggagTTTCAAATGTTATaggtaatggaattggggcagtcttggtatccccaAGTGGAGATCATTACCCTGTCGCTAGCAAGTTGGACTTcgattgcacaaataacatggcagaatatgaagcatgtattatgggTATTCATGCGACCATTGAACGTAAAATCAAAGTGCTAAAAGTGTATAGAGATtccgcattggtgatataccaactcaaaggaaAATGGGAAACCAGAGACCCTAAGTTGATCAGTTATAAAGAACTGGTTCTTGAATTGATTgacgagtttgatgacatcactttCTGTTAA